GCTAGTATAAATAACTAAACCAATATCACCAATTCAAGGAATTGCATTACAGGACCACTATTGCTCAAACACACTAGAAACATGTTAATGGAGTAGATAaatcttaaaaaagaaaaaaaatgcgaAAGGAAAAAGACCTGAGCATCTTGCTCTTCTTTCAGAACAGTATTTTCTGAGTCCGCATTAGGGTCTCCCATACAACTCTCAATCTTCTTAATATCAAGCCCTGACAACACCACATAAATATTAGAAACTCATTCTACATTAATCATTAATCGTCTTAGAAACATCAAATGCAATATATAATGATTTACCAAGAGATTTAATGACACCATCAGCACATTCCTTGTTGTACTTTTTCTCCTTCATGGGACATCTAATTTGAAAATCAGTTACGTAGTCCCACCATACCCAAGGCTTTTTGGTCTCATTTGCCACTCTAAAAACACATAGCTGCCTTAAATTTTCAAGAACCACATCTTTCCCATCGTAACCACTGCTGAAGTCTTGTTCTGGATCAGGAGCACAATATCTTCCATGATTGATGCACTGAGACTTGCACTGTTTGCTTAAAGTAAATGCCCGAGGACAGTACCAAGTTATATAATGAGGTGTGAACTGAGTGTAACCGCCTTTTTCAAGTATTTGGGCTGCACCCCTAAAATCCTTCATAAATTCCATCAACATGTCACATTTAACCCCACATTCATCGTTGCTGTTGGTCCACAGTTCATATTCCACACGATCATCTGGATGTGGAACAGCTTCTCTCCAGTCAAGATTCACATTGACCATATCACCAgcactgattgctttctttaaaATTTCGCCAAACCTTTTTTCAATGAGCGCAGATGGTATTGTTATGTTCTCAATGTATTTGGAAGTTGAACCATCCTCTTCGGGTGAGTCCATGGTTATCAATGCCTCCTCAATATTATCAGCAACAAGAACTGCAGAAGCCCCAGCTTTCTGGGCATTCCAAACCTTCAAGGCAAAGAAGCAATCTGGAAAGCACGAACAACAGTTTTTAACTTTTAACACACGAAATGCACGGTTAAAACAGGGGGATAAATACATGTATATTAAAAATCACCAAAGTAGGatcataaatttaatataagaGACTTTTACAGATACAGACAACAACAATTAAACATATCTGCTAACAAGAAGCAAATTAATCAGACTTAACAATCGATTGTCTGCACCGTCTAAACAAAAGAAGAGCTAAACAAGGCAAATTGATCAGACTTGGCAAAAATGGCATCTCCAAATCCAGCCAAAACAGACAAATTGAAGCGTATATGTTTCAATAGCACACAAACTACTCAGAAAAAGTCAGAATTACAAAAAGTTATCCCCAAAATGAACCGAAACACACCATTCGAACCGAAAAACTCACAATAGCATTCAAATTAGCCAAAACTACAAAAAGCGTAACTCCCAAATTAACCAAAACAAGCAAAATTGAACCCCAAAATGCATAGAAACTATCAAATTgctcaaaaatgaaaaaagggCACCTCCTAAGTAAACCAAAGCAATCAAATTGAACCTCAAAACTCacgaaaaaatcaaatcaaatcaaactatcgaaaaaaattgcaaaaagggTACCTCCACGATCGACCAAAACGAAAGTTGGGAGAGCTCCGGGGCTCGATTTAAACGTAATCCCAAATTCAGAAAACTCCTTGCATCCCTTCTGATTCTCCTTCGGATACACCACGGCGCCGGCCATGCTGCCGCCGTACTGAGGAATCCCGAAGTTGCCAATGGCACTGTCGTACGTGCCCTTGATTTTATCCGGGGATGTGACCCTCAAGCTGTTCTTCTCCACCACGAATCTCCCATTCGCCATAGACAGCAGCAGAAACCCTAGAAAGAATCTCAGCGCTGCTGATCTCTGCAGCTCCATCATCCCACAAGatagcagaaaaaaaaaaagattgggaTTTTTGGAATCGAATTTACTGGACACACACAGATAAagctagtttttttttctctcaattcTTCATAATTTGTTGGGTTTGTGAATTTGTTTCtgaaaaacccaacaaaaaaaaatgaaaaaatagaaACCGGGCTTTTGCTGAATCGGTGGATTTATGaaaaatgtatgagaagttggAAAAGCTAACAAGATCTCCGCTGTCCTTTATTGCTCTGCATAAATGTCTTTTACTCCCAACTGATATACTTTTTAATAtactttttcttaattttatagtTAATGGAAATTAACCTAAGTTTGATTAGTGATAGTCGGAGCTAATGACGCTGTATGGGATTCCTAAATTGCCCATGAAACTTGCGATTCACGCCAAAGAATTGAATGGTAGTTTGGTCAGCTCCAGTGAAGTCCACAGAATCTGGAGTCTGTCAAGTGTCACCTAACATTTTCCCTGAGACCAAAAAGTCTTGCAACATGTTGCTTCCCtcgattttttcttttaacccattgtttactagttttgaatttaaaatattttatttacaataaaaagaaatagtacTAGATTTTAATATTAAGTAACAGCTTTTtagtaaaaagaaataatattagaTCATTGTTTTTCTTAATGGAAAATGGGAATGCCGCTTTAGGAGTAGAGTGTCATCTACTTTAAAGCAATATTAAGGTCAGTTATGCACATAAGAGTGAGTAAATCTGACCATTGATCTATTTTATGCTTTACATACATCAATGATCATGATCAGCCCACACTAAACGTGCATACTAATCCTAATatccttctttatttttttattacactGCATATCGATTTCAAAGGTAATTTTATATTTCCAATTTCGTGATCAAGTATTTCGAAGCAGTGATAGGGTTAGTCGCGCAAGTGTGTGTTGCATTATAGGTTCACAATTCATCAACACCAAGATCATTGTTAGGGTCAATTACGTATCTATGTCAAAGTTGAATATTGTTGTTGATGCATTTTAACAtccttaaattaattaatatttaagggAGGGAGAGAGTTCGAAATTTTTCTAGTAATTTAGGAGATGGAAAATTTCGAACCCAATGCTCTATCTATTGAAATATTGGACTGCATACATTTTAACATTTAATTCTACATACATTAACGATCAATATCAACTCACGTAGGTCTTAACACGTCACTCTATTTATTAATAGATTGCAAATCCATATTCAAAATACAATTTTATAATTTCCAATTTCATGATCATATGTTATGGATGCGAATCATTTTATATATTGTGTCACATCCCAGACTcggctccgccgtagcacgatattgtccacctTGGGCTCCAGCCACGCCCTCatattgtaagatcccacatcgaccaacgaagagggggtgatgtgccttatatgtacatgctcccctccctattacacaagaccttttgggaactcactggcttcggattccattggaactccgaagttaagcgagttcgggcgagagcattcccaggatgggtgacccactgggaagttctcgtgtgagtttccaaaaacaaaaccgtgagggtgtggccgaagcccaaagcaaacaatatcgtgctacggcggagccaAGTCTGagatgtgacagaatggtatcagagtcaCTCTGCAGTTCAGTACGGATGTGCCGGCGAGGACTCGGGGTTCCCCTTCaatggggtggattgtaagatcccacatcgaccaacagaGAGGGGTGATGTGACATATTGAGCActaaatataaaaagtttatAATCTATTCCATGGTCCCTCTCCACATAAAATATGTCAATCCACAAAGCAAGTGGGATATTACTATTAATTATTAAGAGTTTAATTAAAGATAGTTCAATGGTGGAATTTATGAATGAATTGCAGTTTTTTGCTCCTACTCTCTCTTATGGTGCTCCCATCTCAGGTTTCAACATTATCAAAAAGATGACATACAGATACTTATGGCCTCCCATAGTAGCTAGCAGAGCTGAGTGTTGGTTTGGGAAATGGAcccggcttctctgccctcccacttcccatacACTCACATCCTTCTATTTTGTacggtcatggttaagccacgtcaacattttatattgattttttttagagataataagacaaaaagcaatagtaatataaaatgttgatgtggcttaaccgtgaccacacaataGGAGGGGACGGGAGTGTATGGGAAGTGGAAGGGCAGAGAAGCCAGGTCCTTGGGAAATAAATACTTGCAACTGCATTCAGAATCCAGTATGGTCGTGTTGGCCTTTAGTGGACTCAGGGTAGTAATGAAGTCGAGCACCTCCTCAATAAGTACGTTCCTTCCTTACTTtgggcttttcttcctttgggcCTTTGTCTCCCTTCTTTCCCTTGGCCGGTACTATTTTATGGGTCGAACAAGGACCCTATGTTAACACAATCATGATAAACAAAAATTTAGTGTCTTAAAAGGAATACTCTGGATGTTCTAACCGTAAGATCTTaacttttgtatttttaaacaaaGATTTAACAGTTAAAATATCCAGAGTATCTCATACTTTGAAGTACAATGAAAAATACccataataaataatatattgttgtaggcataatttactgaataattatggaggccttagagagaaaggtgcggcaataggtagagagaatgagagagatgtgtaattgtggatGTGTgtgtatcaccccattgtgcctttatttatagtagtaggataggtaaaaacctttccctttaggattacaacatttaataggtaataggaatataagagatattccaagatatactaggatttacacaatcacatccCTAATCTAATAAgattgcaacactcccccttgagtgtgtaaatactcaaataaATGGCGCATTaggtcttcagtgatgaagCAAGTATAGTTGATGAAGCTGTCAGCACAATGAGGGAATGCAAGTCTCAGAttaacggaagaatgcataaaaagtaaaactcacaaaaccttgctatgtAAAACCTAAGGTGGGAcaaaaacccatagtctaaggagaaaagtgagaagttgcattaagtcaaaagtATACatcttttggacgcaagtagaataactcacaagggtatgatcagcctagGATGGGtacctcgttaaaacctagttaggtagcaaaaacccagtgggaaaaatgctcctaatcgtaggggaaatagtatattaaaatcaagtgagtatacttctggatactccccctaagtttgacataacttccaaatgagaactacaagcatttgcatatgaatagttaggcataccaattccttggacaagcttctggaagatTGACTTCGGCAATGAtgtcgtgtagaggtcggcaaggttgtctgagatcggcttgcatgactttaaTCTCTTGATGCTTTGCTCatgtagatgtagacgcaatatgtcttgatGTTGACTTCGTTAATGTATTATAGCCTGGTTGGGTTGATACATGCGGCCtaatcttcatggatcatcGTTGGGACTCAatgatggatgaaaacacagcaagtacttcgaaatatgctcaacaagaactcctaaccatttCTCACtttgtggcgtagtgaagtgaggtgagtcttggaacgattcaaagatttcacaactaaggtcatattaTGGACCTCCAAAATATTACGATATccttaatggtaaagacataaccatttggggattttgccttgtgcgggtttgataagtaatcagcgtcagcataacaaacaaggcaagcatcatttcgaGGATTAGGGGGTTGGATCTGCtgagatgcgttgggatttgcccTCGTAGTACCTTCAaggtacgtctttaataccaattcagtagTTACGTGTAggcgcggtgctgcatctttaccaagatcaacatcgaaggagatgtcctgtctaaatacaatgagctaagtacagcAAAGCATAAAGTTGaactttagatatggaattttggattccataaccttttcaagggtctcatttgcatataacgtatggacgatcaaATGTATACTCAAAGGTGACACATTCAGGatgtagttcgactggtagaccaaCATACCATCAGAACAATGCTTCCCCTTCGGGTtaaggcataaacgagttttcccaagatccttcatctcaaattccatcttcaggtgcgaggcaattttctcaagctcttccagagtcttagtgagattcatgtcaacaacataaattgtaactctagcaatttggaataagacttcatagtttaacacgcaaaggcataattcatatccctaactgatcaaataatcacttagacaggTATACCACATCCATCAGATTGTAAATGAAAGCATCAcacaagttaagagggtgttccgtggtttggaactttttgaaccagtccatgtaattcttcaagAACTTACATGTCAATCACCATATCAATATCCCCATGAGAGAaatactaaccacatttcatcaTGCTGCTATCACTCACAGGACGTTTGAGAGAAATCTTGCGCTGTAAGGCatgcatcatatcgcactatttcattcatctcatacaCTTAATTTCCCATTTGTAACACaatagggttaccttgggcagtgtaggaacgacaggtccaatacacagtttggtaaggaatttgacttggattgtaactttagttgtccaatcagttctacattTTCACTTAATCAATGGAACATggttcgatatcgtcgcttttcatttatgtcggtagctaccatataagtgaaaacatcatcgatggtaatctcatttcaattccatttagctcatccaaactagtatactggactaaTAACTTCAAGTTTCAGCAGTAATCCGGATTAAtccatgagatggaaatgatttgagacaacaatcaagtttagattcattgttgtgtcgtatcttccttttcttgggaagtgaatcctacgaaccAAATGATTTGTCATGCTCCAGGCCAatacagattgattggctatccgccgGTTTACCGGACTATCCAACAAGGGCGTCCAAACCGTCCAACATGGGCGGCACACCCTCTAAGAATGTTAACTCGACGttcgttaagtacgtctatTCTTGCAGacatgtttgcagctggtatatgatcttgtcactttagctagattagAGAAATGCGTCTGGGGAaacattctgaaagctagaattcatcgcacttgcttatcacacttgtgcggtatggggattgagatgagacatagtgggtaaCGTCCACGTAAATTCGCATCATTCTACTGGAacattgacgttcttatctccccttaatggcgggaaaactgtctcattaaagtgacaacccgcaaataagcggtaaagagatcgcgtGCAAGGGCTCAAATAAAGCTAGTATGAGggagaatcataatcgacaaaagatacacatcattctttgaggacccatggtgGTACGTTGCGGTGGCGCAACTTAGCACATGTAATGCACACCtaaatgcgtaaatacgaaaatcgtcaggttcgtacccagtaaccaactgtaacatcatataggttgggtggtaATGGGCCTCAATGCTAACCAACATAGTtgcgtacaagattgcatagccctaggcaaaaacaaaaaaacttggtacgtttaccaaaatttgggagatcatttaaattgcgctttatgattgctaggcgaggctatttggggtgaacatgggaattcaatgttcaataataaacccaaaatacatgtaATACTTATCGAAAATCGTTGATGTAAACTCTCTGGCATTATCCAATTTCCTggaccttaagggataagtagggtggtgaaccttTAATCGACCAGGAGGTTTAgtagcaatgtgtgtggacaaacatgtgaccagtttgtcgattcatcaaccaaaaccataagtatttatatggtcagcattttggttggattagtccacatatattcccttgaatccactgtgaaaaagAGTCATTTTGTATCtttg
This genomic interval from Malus domestica chromosome 05, GDT2T_hap1 contains the following:
- the LOC103447118 gene encoding vacuolar-sorting receptor 3-like; this encodes MMELQRSAALRFFLGFLLLSMANGRFVVEKNSLRVTSPDKIKGTYDSAIGNFGIPQYGGSMAGAVVYPKENQKGCKEFSEFGITFKSSPGALPTFVLVDRGDCFFALKVWNAQKAGASAVLVADNIEEALITMDSPEEDGSTSKYIENITIPSALIEKRFGEILKKAISAGDMVNVNLDWREAVPHPDDRVEYELWTNSNDECGVKCDMLMEFMKDFRGAAQILEKGGYTQFTPHYITWYCPRAFTLSKQCKSQCINHGRYCAPDPEQDFSSGYDGKDVVLENLRQLCVFRVANETKKPWVWWDYVTDFQIRCPMKEKKYNKECADGVIKSLGLDIKKIESCMGDPNADSENTVLKEEQDAQVGKGTRGDVTILPTVVVNNHQYRGKLEKGAVLKAICSGFEETTEPAVCLSTDVETNECLDNNGGCWQDKAANLTACKDTFRGRVCECPLVDGVQFKGDGYTTCEASGPGRCKVNNGGCWHEARDGHVFTACTDNGKVQCQCPPGFKGDGVKSCEDIDECKDRKACQCPECSCKNTWGSYDCSCSGNLLYIRDHDTCISKSSGGGKSSAWVAVWVILIGLAMAAGGAYLVYKYRLRSYMDSEIRAIMAQYMPLDSQAEVPNHVNEERA